The proteins below come from a single Garra rufa chromosome 25, GarRuf1.0, whole genome shotgun sequence genomic window:
- the LOC141301383 gene encoding uncharacterized protein, with translation MFNWVVKVVPHPPDSQEDLRDEAFTANGKTSNRDKFNSTKTGREEDQSSQTSKDSVQSGMLNWISNGFASALPQPAGSPLLMRANSDAKSLQDEGSADRAGVIGWISQGIGKVVPQPDEKYIQDETPESEEVTEVYEANELPDQEPLPHIPVVELVSEDEASEVEPAAQSPPNVMNWIKNGFQNAIPQHVTRPPNSSSSTPRSSQCSNKVYSPPPESITSITEIDLKTPSMVGWIVQGLGLSMPQPALKNKEECLEDGKIVQNGEGEDTENALNKRRESAAQHYTVTEKWTVETDAFDDSDFVAYFNGPGSYENLLNVMADFLSGSARSATADLVLEEVDSEDEAQEKEMCPTANSPSNSQPQSQPQTPCSPEQSLPLSVTTPSQAHIELEDAETQTARWTPMMESIRKEAEDTAILIMEERLIQERLAMARMAEEVARQTAEMAVRELAHARFGIQTIAEEPEDVDHELQELQEEESDIEVIRNQITECQVPSVKEFVPEGQEAEAVDTAAIVETPVEEFKSSSPVQEEPEEPEPESEPEPEPEELHDKEEPRESSEAEEEPEPITQQPQSISSTSVSRTDSPVESTAPEEESSDPSRCGALKRCFMRVPYAPQALDNFNEFLTDIGFTLPKVPSMPNLPPALSQITQHLPPQLTQLPQQISQRFSKITPQFPNQTLFSTPHFPSFPVQLSSLPQQLSNIPQQISNLPQKVSNIPQQLSSIPQKISSIPQKITSIPQCAQQCYSNIQSRLNKLKPEQDAQGATADDSVQDLPNVPSYPRLPPITPSRQLSGVSNPAFHIEDDPTSARPSVSSRLSVHPAVNVEDVDSDRGKGGRRSRPIPPIINPQDPNLKTLTVPGARKANRTSVCRDRKPQTIWTKIKRLYSQDDEEEEELETAVRAWPSQSSISSADDGLNQRPTSSASQTSTVVNERLQELVKLFKERTERVKEKLIDPDNSDDDTPPASPAKQAPAPPPPEPPAEQKTEPEVPEAPAEKEEEKTKLLCCKVKPQSRIGRLLRYRFPSSIDPFTNLIYVLWLFCVSLAFNWNAWMIPVRWAFPYQTPDNIHVWLLIDYLCDTVYILDILAFQPRLQFVLHGDIVSDKKEMRDNYIKAVRFKLDVVSLLPLELLYFKTGINPLLRLPRILKFMSFFEFNKRLEAILTNAYVYRVIRTTTYLLYAVHCNACLYYWGSSYEGLGFSEWTYDGTGNSYFRCYYFAVKTLLTIGGLPEPTTLFEIVFQLINYFIGVFVFSIMIGQMRDVVGAATAAQTNYRACVDNTVKYMASYRIPKDVQNRVKTWYSYTWQSQGMLDEQELLDQLPDKMRLDIAVDVSYNIISKVPLFQGCDRQMIFDMLKRLRSVVYLPGDYVCKKDEVGREMYIIKAGEVQVVGGPDGKTVFVTLKAGAVFGEVSLLAVGGVNRRTANVVARGFANLLILTKRDLNEIMVHYPESQKLLRKKARKMVMKDKKPAEKKEEEKEPIPIIPPRAETPKLLKAALEMTEKSGMKGTWSKLKDKSNRSSVSLQHSISSSAAPNSPVHEPHSDQDADTLSQMSDSSMQIPTTPTGAGDRNIFAEEGPAEEETK, from the exons ATGTTTAACTGGGTGGTAAAGGTCGTACCACATCCTCCCGATTCACAGGAGGATCTGAGGGACGAGGCATTCACTGCG AATGGAAAAACATCAAATCGAG ACAAGTTCAATTCAACCAAAACAGGCAGAGAAGAGGACCAATCATCTCAAACATCAAAGGACAG TGTTCAGAGTGGTATGTTGAACTGGATCTCCAACGGTTTTGCAAGCGCACTGCCCCAACCTGCAGGGAGTCCTCTTCTTATGAGAGCCAACTCTGATGCTAAA TCGCTTCAGGATGAAGGATCTGCGGACAG GGCTGGAGTTATTGGCTGGATCTCACAGGGAATTGGAAAGGTGGTCCCGCAGCCTGATGAGAAATACATACAGGACGAGACACCAGAATCTGAAGAAGTTACAGAG GTTTATGAGGCAAACGAACTTCCAG ATCAGGAGCCTTTGCCACACATACCAGTAGTAGAACTGGTCTCAGAAGACGAGGCATCTGAGGTGGAACCAGCCGCTCAGTCCCCTCCTAA TGTAATGAACTGGATAAAGAACGGCTTCCAGAACGCTATACCGCAACATGTGACCAGACCCCCAAATTCCAGTTCTTCCACACCGAGGTCATCACAGTGCTCCAATAAAG TTTATTCACCTCCTCCAGAGTCAATAACCAGCATAACGGAGATCGATTTAAAAACTCCCAG TATGGTGGGCTGGATTGTTCAGGGTCTGGGTCTTTCGATGCCACAGCCAGCACTTAAAAACAAAGAAGAATGTTTG GAGGACGGGAAGATTGTGCAAAATGGTGA GGGAGAGGACACTGAGAACGCTTTAAACAAAAGGAGAGAGAGCGCAGCACAGCATTACACAGTCACAGAAAAATGGACAGTGGAGACAGATGCATTTGACGACAGTGACTTTGTAGCATACTTCAATGGACCAGGCAGCTATGAAAATCTATTGAATGTAATGGCCGACTTTCTCT CAGGCAGTGCTCGGTCAGCTACTGCAGACCTTGTTCTTGAGGAGGTTGACTCTGAAGATGAAGCTCAAGAAAAGGAAATGTGTCCAACAGCGAATTCTCCGTCAAACTCACAACCTCAGtcccaaccacaaacaccttgcTCACCAGAACAATCTCTTCCACTGAGTGTCACCACACCCTCACAAGCACACATAGAACTGGAGGACGCAGAGACTCAAACTGCACGATGGACGCCTATGATGGAGAGCATCAGGAAAGAGGCGGAGGACACCGCCATATTAATTATGGAGGAACG GTTGATACAAGAGCGTCTGGCGATGGCCCGAATGGCAGAAGAGGTGGCACGGCAGACAGCAGAAATGGCTGTCAGAGAGTTGGCGCATGCCCGGTTTGGCATTCAGACCATTGCGGAAGAGCCAGAAGATGTTGATCATGA ATTACAAGAGCTGCAGGAAGAAGAAAGTGATATAGAAGTCATACGGAATCAAATTACAGA GTGTCAAGTACCTTCAGTTAAAGAGTTTGTTCCAGAAGGACAAGAAGCAGAGGCCGTAGACACTGCAGCGATTGTTGAAACCCCTGTGGAGGAGTTCAAGTCCTCTTCACCTGTACAGGAGGAACCAGAGGAACCAGAGCCTGAATCTGAACCTGAACCTGAGCCTGAGGAGCTTCACGACAAGGAGGAGCCCAGGGAATCGAGTGAAGCTGAAGAAGAACCTGAGCCAATCACCCAGCAACCTCAGTCTATTTCCAGCACCTCTGTTTCACGAACTGATTCACCA GTGGAGAGTACAGCTCCTGAAGAGGAAAGCAGTG ACCCGTCCAGATGTGGTGCACTGAAGAGATGTTTCATGCGTGTACCATATGCACCACAGGCCCTTGACAACTTCAACGAGTTTCTGACAGACATTGGCTTCACTTTGCCCAAAGTGCCTTCCATGCCCAATCTGCCCCCTGCTCTCTCTCAAATCACCCAGCATCTGCCTCCTCAACTGACACAGCTGCCGCAACAAATTTCCCAGCGATTTTCCAAAATCACCCCACAGTTCCCAAACCAAACGCTTTTTAGCACTCCTCATTTTCCCAGCTTCCCTGTGCAATTATCCAGCCTCCCGCAACAGCTGTCCAACATTCCACAACAAATATCAAACCTCCCACAAAAG GTCTCCAACATTCCACAACAACTCTCCAGCATTCCGCAAAAAATCTCCAGCATTCCACAAAAGATAACCAGCATTCCACAGTGCGCCCAGCAGTGCTACTCTAACATTCAGAGCCGTCTCAACAAACTTAAGCCAGAACAGGATGCCCAAGGAGCAACCGCAGACGA CTCCGTCCAAGACCTGCCCAATGTGCCCTCTTATCCCCGTCTGCCACCCATCACCCCTTCCAGGCAGTTGTCAGGCGTCTCCAACCCTGCCTTCCACATTGAGGACGACCCCACCTCTGCTAGACCCTCAG TGAGCTCCAGACTGAGTGTGCACCCAGCTGTGAATGTGGAAGATGTTGACTCTGACCGAGGGAAAGGAGGAAGAAGATCTCGCCCCATACCACCAATAATAAACCCACAGGACCCCAACCTCAAAACCCTCACCGTCCCTGGTGCCCGTAAAGCCAATCGGACCAG TGTATGCAGAGACAGAAAACCACAGACAATTTGGACCAAGAT CAAGAGACTTTACTCACAAGAtgatgaggaagaggaggagttAGAAACTGCAGTCCGGGCCTGGCCAAGCCAGAGTAGCATCTCAAGCGCAGATGACGG GCTAAATCAACGGCCAACCTCTTCAGCCAGCCAAACTAGTACTGTAGTAAATGAGAGGTTACAGGAGCTGGTCAAGCTGTTCAAAGAGAGAACAGAGCGAGTCAAAGAGAAGCTGATTGATCCAGATAACTCGGATGATGACACACCACCTGCCT CCCCAGCTAAGCAAGCTCCAGCTCCTCCTCCTCCTGAACCTCCAGCAGAGCAGAAAACAGAGCCGGAGGTACCCGAGGCCCCTGCTGAGAAAGAAGAGGAGAAAACAAAGCTCCTGTGCTGTAAAGTGAAACCTCAATCGAGGATTGGTCGGCTTCTGCGCTACCGTTTTCCATCCAGCATCGACCCTTTTACTA ATCTGATCTACGTACTTTGGCTGTTTTGCGTGTCTTTGGCCTTTAACTGGAACGCATGGATGATTCCTGTACGTTGGGCATTTCCTTATCAAACACCAGATAACATCCATGTATGGCTGTTGATTGACTACTTATGTGATACTGTCTACATACTGGACATCCTGGCCTTTCAACCCCGACTGCAGTTTGTGCTTCATGGAGACATTGTG TCCGACAAGAAAGAGATGAGAGATAATTACATCAAAGCGGTACGATTCAAG CTAGATGTAGTCAGTCTACTTCCTCTGGAGCTTCTCTACTTCAAAACAGGGATTAATCCACTTCTTCGCTTACCCAGGATCCTGAAG ttcatgtctttctttgagTTCAACAAGCGTCTGGAAGCTATACTGACCAACGCTTATGTTTACAG AGTTATTCGAACCACCACCTACCTGCTGTATGCCGTCCACTGCAATGCCTGTCTGTACTACTGGGGCTCTTCATATGAAGGTCTGGGTTTCTCAGAATGGACCTATGATGGGACAGGCAATAG TTATTTTCGCTGCTACTACTTTGCTGTGAAGACTTTACTGACCATCGGTGGCCTGCCAGAGCCCACAACACTTTTTGAGATTGTGTTTCAGCTCATCAATTACTTTATTGGAGTATTTGTGTTCTCCATCATGATTGGTCAG ATGAGAGACGTTGTTGGTGCAGCGACTGCAGCCCAGACAAACTATCGTGCCTGTGTGGATAACACAGTGAAGTACATGGCCTCCTACCGTATCCCTAAAGATGTGCAGAACAGAGTGAAAACCTGGTACAGTTACACGTGGCAATCCCAAGGCATGCTGG ATGAACAAGAGCTACTAGATCAACTACCTGACAAGATGAGGCTGGATATAGCAGTGGACGTCAGCTACAACATTATCAGTAAAGTGCCACTCTTCCAG GGCTGTGATAGACAGATGATTTTTGATATGCTGAAGAGGCTCCGATCAGTAGTGTACCTTCCAGGAGACTATGTCTGCAAAAAG gATGAAGTGGGCCGGGAGATGTACATTATAAAGGCAGGAGAAGTCCAGGTAGTTGGTGGTCCTGATGGAAAGACAGTGTTTGTGACCCTGAAAGCAGGAGCTGTGTTTGGAGAAGTCAG CTTGCTTGCTGTGGGCGGAGTAAACCGACGGACAGCTAATGTTGTAGCACGTGGTTTTGCTAACCTCCTCATCTTGACCAAAAGGGATCTGAATGAGATCATGGTGCACTATCCAGAGTCTCAGAAACTGCTGCGCAAGAAAGCAAG gaaAATGGTAATGAAGGATAAAAAGCCTGCTGAGAAAAAAGAGGAAGAAAAGGAGCCCATCCCAATTATTCCTCCTCGTGCTGAGACACCCAAACTGTTAAAAGCGGCACTGGAGATGACAGAGAAATCAGGAATGAAAGGAACATGGTCCAAACTTAAAGACAAGTCCAATAGATCAAGTGTCTCTTTGCAG CACTCCATCTCTTCTTCTGCGGCGCCCAACTCACCAGTCCACGAACCGCACTCAGATCAAGACGCAGACACTCTGTCTCAGATGTCAGACAGTTCGATGCAAATCCCCACGACCCCTACCGGCGCTGGAGACAGGAATATATTTGCTGAAGAGGGCCCAGCGGAGGAGGAAACTAAATAG